Proteins from one Mycobacterium adipatum genomic window:
- the arc gene encoding proteasome ATPase: MSESERSESFGTPHESNLSAADAAELERLRREAAALREQLEATVGAGSGLRTARDVQQLEARIDSLAARNAKLMDTLKEARQQLLALREEVDRLGQPPSGYGVLLATYEDETVDVFTSGRKMRLTLSPNIDAGVLKQGQTVRLNEALTVVEAGTFEAVGEISTLREILSDGHRALVVGHADEERIVWLAEPLVAAEFLPEGVEAELDEDDKPRKLRPGDSLLVDTKAGYAFERIPKAEVEDLVLEEVPDVSYGDIGGLTRQIEQIRDAVELPFLHKDLYREYSLRPPKGVLLYGPPGCGKTLIAKAVANSLAKKMAELRGEDSREAKSYFLNIKGPELLNKFVGETERHIRLIFQRAREKASEGTPVIVFFDEMDSIFRTRGTGVSSDVETTVVPQLLSEIDGVEGLENVIVIGASNREDMIDPAILRPGRLDVKIKIERPDAEAAQDIFSKYLTENLPVNTDDLDEFAGDRALTIKTMIEKVVDRMYAEIDDNRFLEVTYANGDKEVMYFKDFNSGAMIQNVVDRAKKYAIKSVLETGQKGLRIQHLLDSIVDEFAENEDLPNTTNPDDWARISGKKGERIVYIRTLVTGKSSSASRAIDTESNLGQYL, encoded by the coding sequence ATGAGTGAGTCCGAGCGTTCTGAGAGTTTCGGAACACCCCACGAGTCGAACCTGTCCGCGGCGGACGCCGCTGAACTGGAGAGGTTGCGCCGCGAAGCGGCCGCCCTGCGTGAACAACTCGAGGCCACCGTCGGGGCCGGCAGCGGGTTGCGTACCGCCCGCGACGTGCAGCAGCTTGAGGCGCGCATCGACTCCTTGGCCGCGCGCAATGCCAAGCTGATGGACACGCTCAAGGAGGCCCGCCAGCAACTGCTCGCCCTGCGCGAGGAGGTCGACCGGCTCGGTCAGCCGCCCAGCGGGTACGGGGTGCTGCTGGCGACCTATGAGGACGAGACCGTCGACGTCTTCACCTCCGGCCGCAAGATGCGCCTGACGTTGTCGCCCAATATCGACGCCGGTGTCCTCAAGCAGGGCCAGACGGTCCGCCTCAACGAGGCACTGACCGTCGTGGAGGCGGGCACCTTCGAGGCCGTCGGTGAGATCAGCACGCTGCGCGAGATCCTGTCCGACGGGCACCGCGCCCTCGTCGTCGGCCATGCCGATGAGGAACGTATCGTCTGGCTGGCCGAACCGTTGGTGGCCGCCGAGTTCCTGCCCGAGGGTGTCGAGGCGGAGCTCGACGAGGACGACAAGCCGCGCAAGCTGCGGCCCGGCGATTCGCTGCTGGTGGACACCAAGGCCGGATACGCCTTCGAGCGCATTCCGAAGGCCGAGGTCGAGGATCTCGTGCTTGAGGAGGTCCCCGACGTCAGCTACGGCGATATCGGTGGTCTGACCCGCCAGATCGAGCAGATCCGCGATGCCGTGGAGCTGCCGTTCCTGCACAAGGACCTCTACCGCGAATACTCGTTGCGTCCGCCCAAGGGTGTGCTGCTCTACGGTCCGCCCGGCTGCGGTAAGACGCTGATCGCCAAGGCCGTCGCGAATTCGCTGGCCAAGAAGATGGCCGAACTGCGGGGCGAGGACTCCCGGGAAGCCAAGAGTTACTTCCTCAACATCAAGGGTCCCGAACTGCTCAACAAGTTCGTGGGTGAAACCGAGCGGCACATCCGGCTGATCTTCCAGCGCGCCCGGGAGAAGGCGTCCGAGGGCACGCCCGTGATCGTCTTCTTCGACGAGATGGACTCGATCTTTCGGACCCGCGGCACCGGCGTGAGCTCCGATGTGGAGACCACCGTGGTTCCGCAGCTGCTGAGCGAGATCGACGGCGTCGAGGGCTTGGAGAACGTCATCGTGATCGGCGCCTCCAACCGCGAGGACATGATCGACCCGGCCATCCTGCGGCCGGGCCGCCTGGACGTGAAGATCAAGATCGAACGCCCCGACGCCGAAGCCGCGCAGGACATCTTCTCGAAGTATCTGACCGAGAACCTGCCGGTCAACACCGATGACCTCGACGAGTTCGCCGGCGACCGTGCCCTGACCATCAAGACGATGATCGAGAAGGTCGTCGACCGGATGTATGCCGAGATCGACGACAACCGGTTCCTGGAGGTCACCTATGCCAACGGTGACAAGGAAGTCATGTACTTCAAGGATTTCAACTCCGGGGCGATGATCCAGAACGTCGTGGACCGGGCCAAGAAGTACGCCATCAAGTCGGTGCTGGAGACCGGGCAGAAGGGTCTGCGCATCCAGCATCTGCTGGATTCGATCGTCGACGAGTTCGCCGAGAACGAGGACCTGCCGAACACCACGAATCCCGACGACTGGGCCCGTATCTCCGGCAAGAAGGGTGAGCGGATCGTCTACATCCGCACGCTCGTCACCGGCAAGAGCAGTAGCGCCAGCCGTGCTATTG
- a CDS encoding tRNA (adenine-N1)-methyltransferase — MQITGPFVIGDRVQLTDPKGRHYTMVLAPGAEFHTHRGAIGHDTVIGQPEGSVVTSTNGDPFLVLRPLLIDYVLSMPRGAQVIYPKDAAQIVHEGDIFPGARVLEAGAGSGALTCSLLRAVGPTGQVISYEVRDDHAVHAIRNVETFFGERPTNWDLRIKDLNEYPTGAERTEVDRVVLDMLAPWEVLDTVSAALVAGGVLIVYVATVTQLSRTVEALREQQCWTEPRSWETMQRGWNVVGLAVRPQHNMRGHTAFLISARKLAPGTVTPTPLRRKRPQV, encoded by the coding sequence GTGCAAATCACAGGTCCGTTCGTCATCGGCGATCGCGTGCAACTCACCGATCCCAAGGGACGGCACTACACGATGGTGCTCGCACCCGGTGCCGAGTTCCACACCCATCGCGGCGCCATCGGCCACGACACCGTGATCGGTCAGCCCGAGGGCAGCGTCGTGACGTCCACCAACGGCGATCCGTTCCTGGTGCTGCGGCCCCTGCTCATCGACTATGTGCTCTCGATGCCACGCGGGGCGCAGGTCATCTACCCCAAGGACGCCGCCCAGATCGTGCACGAGGGCGACATCTTCCCGGGTGCCCGGGTGTTGGAGGCCGGTGCCGGTTCGGGTGCGCTGACCTGTTCATTGCTGCGCGCGGTGGGGCCGACCGGCCAGGTGATCTCCTACGAGGTGCGCGACGACCACGCCGTGCACGCCATCCGCAATGTCGAGACCTTCTTCGGTGAGCGCCCGACGAACTGGGATCTGCGGATCAAGGATCTCAACGAGTACCCGACCGGTGCCGAGCGCACCGAGGTCGACCGGGTCGTGCTGGACATGCTGGCGCCCTGGGAGGTGTTGGACACGGTGTCGGCGGCGCTGGTGGCCGGCGGCGTGCTCATCGTCTACGTCGCCACCGTCACGCAGCTGTCGCGCACCGTGGAGGCGCTGCGCGAACAACAGTGTTGGACCGAGCCCCGCTCCTGGGAGACCATGCAGCGCGGCTGGAACGTGGTGGGGCTGGCGGTGCGACCGCAGCACAACATGCGCGGGCACACCGCGTTCCTGATCAGTGCCCGCAAGCTGGCGCCGGGCACCGTGACACCGACCCCGCTGCGCCGCAAACGCCCCCAGGTGTGA
- a CDS encoding RecB family exonuclease, giving the protein MSAPAAARTGRRPALSPSRASDFKQCPLLYRFRAIDRLPEPVSPAQLRGSVVHAALEELYALPAAERIHDTALTLVDPALDRVIAEGSATGLVLEPELRAELLRDARKLLSGYYRLEDPTRFDPHSCEQRVEVELPDGTLLRGFVDRIDIAATGEMRVVDYKTGKSPSELWALAEAKALFQMKFYAVALWRSRRVLPAKLRLLYLADGQVLDYSPDLDELMRFERTLTAIWRAIQAAGSTGDFRATRSKLCNWCAHQPMCPEFGGTPPAYPGWPAEPAE; this is encoded by the coding sequence ATGAGCGCGCCTGCAGCTGCCCGCACCGGTCGGCGGCCGGCCCTGTCGCCGTCACGGGCCAGCGATTTCAAGCAGTGCCCGCTGCTGTACCGGTTCCGGGCCATCGACCGACTGCCCGAGCCGGTCTCACCGGCCCAGCTGCGCGGCTCGGTGGTGCATGCCGCGCTCGAAGAGCTCTATGCGCTGCCGGCCGCCGAACGCATCCATGACACGGCGCTGACGCTGGTCGATCCGGCCCTGGACCGCGTGATCGCCGAGGGCAGCGCAACCGGGCTGGTGCTGGAACCGGAACTGCGTGCCGAGCTGCTGCGTGACGCCCGCAAGCTGTTGTCGGGCTACTACCGCCTGGAGGATCCGACCCGATTCGACCCACACAGCTGCGAGCAACGCGTGGAGGTGGAGTTGCCCGATGGGACGCTGCTGCGCGGTTTCGTCGACCGGATCGACATCGCCGCGACCGGTGAGATGCGGGTGGTCGACTACAAGACCGGTAAGTCACCCTCGGAGCTGTGGGCGCTGGCCGAAGCCAAGGCGCTGTTCCAGATGAAGTTCTATGCCGTGGCACTGTGGCGATCCCGCAGGGTGCTACCGGCCAAACTCCGATTGCTCTACCTCGCCGACGGTCAGGTCCTGGACTACTCCCCCGACCTCGATGAACTCATGCGCTTCGAGCGGACCCTGACCGCGATCTGGCGGGCGATCCAGGCCGCGGGTAGCACCGGTGATTTCCGGGCCACCCGGTCGAAGCTGTGCAACTGGTGCGCCCATCAGCCGATGTGCCCGGAATTCGGCGGTACGCCCCCGGCGTATCCGGGGTGGCCGGCGGAGCCTGCGGAGTGA
- a CDS encoding thioesterase family protein, whose protein sequence is MSDCHYRRMAESDGYQVFESTPGTASNWDAAIQHGSPPLALLTRAIEELYLDRPELRVGRLVLDILGAIPVAPVKVRAWVERPGARITMAVAEMRAVHGADRALARVSAWLLTTSDTADAVTDRHPPLVEGTAMDNPHGWMGAPGYLETVSWRKQRTAPGEPAVVWMSPLVPLVDSEPLTDLQRLAMVVDSANGVGAALDPDEFVFMNTDTAVHLHRAPRGTDFALRARGSIGPDGIGVTTADVFDRQGFIGTSAQTLLVQRR, encoded by the coding sequence GTGAGCGACTGTCACTACCGGCGGATGGCCGAGTCCGACGGCTACCAGGTGTTCGAGTCGACCCCGGGTACCGCCAGCAACTGGGATGCCGCCATCCAGCACGGTTCGCCCCCGCTGGCGCTGTTGACCAGGGCCATCGAAGAGCTCTACCTCGACCGCCCCGAATTGCGGGTCGGACGGTTGGTGCTCGACATCCTGGGCGCGATCCCGGTGGCGCCGGTGAAGGTGCGGGCCTGGGTGGAGCGGCCCGGCGCCCGGATCACCATGGCGGTCGCCGAGATGCGCGCGGTACACGGTGCCGACCGGGCGCTGGCCCGGGTGAGTGCGTGGTTGCTGACCACCAGCGACACCGCCGATGCCGTCACCGATCGCCATCCGCCATTGGTGGAGGGCACGGCGATGGACAATCCGCACGGTTGGATGGGGGCGCCCGGTTATCTGGAGACCGTGAGCTGGCGCAAGCAGCGGACCGCGCCGGGTGAGCCCGCCGTGGTCTGGATGAGTCCTCTTGTGCCACTTGTCGATTCCGAACCCCTCACCGACCTGCAACGGCTGGCCATGGTGGTCGACTCGGCCAATGGCGTCGGCGCCGCACTGGATCCCGACGAGTTCGTGTTCATGAACACCGACACCGCGGTGCATCTGCATCGCGCGCCGAGGGGAACCGACTTCGCGCTGCGCGCCCGGGGCTCGATCGGTCCGGACGGCATCGGGGTGACCACCGCCGATGTTTTTGACCGGCAGGGATTCATCGGAACGTCGGCGCAGACGCTGCTCGTGCAGCGAAGGTAG
- a CDS encoding FAD-containing oxidoreductase, with protein sequence MAEPVTEFDAIIVGAGQAGPPLAGRLTEAGQTVAVIERKLVGGTCVNYGCIPTKTLVASAHAAHMARRGPEFGIGTGDVSVDMAKVKARKDTIVEGDRRGVEHWLEGMDGATLLRGHARFVDPHTIELDGTLLRADRIFLNVGGRAVVPDIPGLADIDYLTNVSLLELDTLPEHLVVIGGSYIALEFAQMYRRFGAQVTVIERGPRLTSREDEDVSAAIREILESEGIEIHVGADDIRFTKRDNGFEVTPHSGATPIAGSHALIAVGRMPNTDDLGLENAGVRTDSRGYIEVDDALRTNVEHIWAMGDCNGKGAFTHTSYNDFEIVAANLLDDDPRRVSDRVSTYALYIDPPLGRAGMTADEVRRSGRKALVGIRPMTRVGRAVEKGETKGFMKVVVDAETDEILGASILGVGGDEVVHAILDVMTAKLPYTAISRTMHIHPTVSELVPTLLQDLKPLT encoded by the coding sequence ATGGCGGAGCCGGTGACCGAGTTCGACGCCATCATCGTCGGCGCCGGCCAGGCCGGTCCGCCGCTGGCCGGCCGGCTGACCGAGGCCGGGCAGACCGTCGCGGTAATCGAACGCAAACTGGTCGGCGGCACCTGTGTCAATTACGGGTGCATCCCCACCAAGACGCTGGTGGCCAGCGCCCACGCCGCCCATATGGCCCGGCGCGGACCCGAATTCGGGATCGGCACCGGCGATGTCAGCGTCGATATGGCCAAGGTGAAGGCTCGCAAGGACACGATCGTCGAGGGCGACCGGCGCGGTGTCGAGCACTGGCTCGAGGGTATGGACGGTGCCACCCTGCTGCGCGGGCACGCCCGGTTCGTCGATCCACACACCATCGAGCTCGACGGAACGTTGTTGCGGGCGGACCGGATCTTCCTCAACGTCGGCGGCCGGGCCGTGGTGCCGGATATTCCGGGCCTGGCCGATATCGATTACCTGACCAATGTGTCACTACTCGAACTCGACACGCTGCCAGAACATCTCGTCGTCATCGGCGGAAGTTATATCGCGCTGGAGTTCGCGCAGATGTACCGGCGATTCGGTGCCCAGGTGACGGTGATCGAGCGTGGGCCGCGACTGACCTCCCGCGAGGACGAGGATGTCTCGGCGGCCATCCGGGAGATCCTGGAAAGCGAAGGGATCGAGATCCACGTCGGGGCCGACGATATCCGGTTCACCAAGCGGGACAACGGTTTCGAAGTCACCCCGCACTCCGGTGCGACACCGATCGCCGGTAGTCACGCCCTGATCGCGGTGGGCAGGATGCCCAATACCGACGACCTCGGCCTGGAGAACGCCGGCGTGCGCACCGACAGCCGTGGCTACATCGAGGTCGACGACGCCCTGCGTACCAACGTCGAGCACATCTGGGCGATGGGGGACTGCAACGGCAAGGGCGCCTTCACGCACACCTCCTACAACGATTTCGAGATCGTGGCGGCCAACCTGCTCGACGATGATCCGCGCCGGGTCAGCGACCGGGTCTCCACCTACGCGCTGTACATCGATCCACCCCTGGGTCGGGCCGGGATGACCGCCGACGAGGTCCGCCGCTCGGGCCGAAAAGCGTTGGTGGGCATCCGTCCGATGACCCGGGTCGGTCGGGCCGTGGAGAAGGGTGAGACCAAGGGCTTCATGAAGGTCGTGGTCGACGCCGAAACCGACGAGATCCTCGGAGCGTCCATTCTCGGGGTTGGGGGTGACGAGGTGGTGCACGCGATCCTCGACGTCATGACCGCCAAGCTGCCCTACACGGCGATCTCGCGCACCATGCACATCCATCCCACCGTCAGCGAACTGGTGCCGACGCTGCTCCAGGACCTCAAGCCACTGACCTAG
- a CDS encoding DUF4126 family protein, producing the protein MTQVLALLLALLIGVIAGLRAMTAPAVVAWGAMLGWIDVADKWSEWVGHPITVTVLSILLVGELITDQLPKTPSRKVPPQFIARLITGGFAGAVIGSAFFHTFSATGAGIVGAVLGTLAGAELRSRLGAANNGNDRPGAFLEDGIAVGGGFLVAFLVSFI; encoded by the coding sequence ATGACGCAGGTTCTCGCTTTGCTCCTCGCCCTGCTGATCGGGGTCATCGCGGGCTTACGCGCGATGACGGCGCCGGCGGTGGTCGCCTGGGGGGCGATGCTCGGCTGGATCGATGTCGCCGACAAATGGTCCGAATGGGTCGGTCATCCGATCACGGTGACGGTGCTGAGCATTCTGCTGGTCGGCGAACTCATCACCGATCAGCTCCCGAAGACCCCGAGCCGCAAGGTGCCACCGCAGTTCATCGCCCGCTTGATCACCGGCGGTTTCGCCGGGGCGGTGATCGGCAGTGCGTTCTTCCACACCTTCTCCGCCACGGGTGCCGGCATCGTGGGCGCGGTGCTGGGCACCCTGGCCGGCGCGGAATTGCGCAGCAGACTCGGCGCGGCCAACAACGGTAACGACCGCCCCGGTGCGTTCCTCGAGGATGGCATCGCCGTGGGCGGTGGGTTCCTGGTCGCATTCCTGGTCAGCTTTATCTGA
- the hisG gene encoding ATP phosphoribosyltransferase: MSTLRVAVPNKGALSESAAEILSEAGYRRRTDPKDLTVVDPANNVEFFFLRPKDIAIYVGSGELDLGITGRDLAAESDAPVRERLALGFGSSTFRFAAPKGQDWTVDSLAGKRIATAYPNLVRKNLADKGIDATVIRLDGAVEISIQLGVADVIADIVGSGRTLGLHNLVAFGESLCDSEAILIERADSEPNPACDQLAARVQGVVFGQQYLMLDYDCPRSVLDEATAVTPGLESPTIAPLADPDWVAVRALVPRRDVNAIMDQLAAIGAKAILASDIRFCRF, translated from the coding sequence ATGAGCACTCTTCGTGTGGCGGTCCCGAACAAGGGTGCGCTCAGCGAATCGGCCGCCGAGATCCTGTCCGAGGCGGGCTATCGGCGCCGCACCGACCCCAAGGATCTGACCGTCGTCGATCCGGCCAACAACGTCGAGTTCTTTTTCCTGCGCCCCAAGGACATCGCAATCTATGTGGGCTCCGGAGAGCTCGATCTCGGCATCACCGGGCGAGATCTGGCCGCCGAGTCCGACGCCCCGGTACGCGAACGGCTGGCGCTCGGCTTCGGGTCCTCGACCTTCCGGTTCGCCGCACCCAAGGGCCAGGACTGGACGGTGGACTCCCTTGCCGGTAAGCGAATCGCCACGGCGTACCCCAACCTGGTCCGTAAGAACCTGGCCGACAAGGGGATCGACGCCACCGTCATCCGTCTCGACGGCGCGGTGGAGATATCCATCCAGCTCGGTGTCGCGGATGTGATCGCCGATATCGTCGGTTCCGGACGCACCCTGGGACTGCACAACCTGGTGGCCTTCGGCGAATCGCTGTGCGATTCCGAGGCGATCCTGATCGAACGTGCGGACTCCGAGCCCAACCCCGCGTGCGATCAGCTCGCCGCCCGGGTTCAGGGTGTGGTGTTCGGCCAGCAGTACCTGATGCTCGACTACGACTGCCCGCGCAGCGTCCTCGACGAGGCGACCGCGGTCACACCGGGACTGGAGTCGCCGACCATCGCCCCGCTCGCCGACCCCGACTGGGTGGCGGTACGTGCGTTGGTTCCGCGTCGCGATGTGAACGCCATCATGGACCAGCTCGCCGCCATCGGCGCCAAGGCGATCCTGGCGTCCGACATCAGGTTCTGCCGCTTCTGA
- a CDS encoding phosphoribosyl-ATP diphosphatase: protein MKESQLVKTFDALFAELSEKAQTRPAGSGTVAALEAGVHGLGKKILEEAGEVWLAAEHESDEALAEEISQLLYWTQVLMLSRGLGLDDVYRKL, encoded by the coding sequence GTGAAAGAATCGCAGCTCGTGAAGACCTTCGACGCCCTGTTCGCCGAGCTCAGCGAGAAAGCGCAGACCCGGCCCGCCGGCAGCGGCACGGTCGCCGCGCTGGAGGCCGGCGTGCACGGACTGGGGAAGAAGATCCTGGAGGAGGCCGGCGAGGTATGGCTGGCCGCCGAACACGAGAGCGACGAGGCACTCGCCGAAGAGATCAGCCAGTTGCTGTACTGGACCCAGGTGCTGATGCTGTCCCGCGGGCTCGGCCTCGACGACGTGTACCGGAAGCTGTGA
- a CDS encoding sugar porter family MFS transporter: protein MTHGPVGGDDASFLDDDSGFSSGRTAVRIAAVAALGGLLFGYDSAVINGAVSSIQEDFGIGNAELGFAVASALLGAAAGAMTAGRIADRIGRIAVMKIAALLFLISAFGTGFAHEVWTVVLFRIVGGIGVGVASVIAPAYIAETSPPQIRGRLGSLQQLAIVLGIFASFAVNWLLQWAAGGPNEVLWLGLDAWRWMFLAMAVPAVVYGALAFTIPESPRYLVASHKIPEARRVLSMLLGQKNLEITITRIRDTLEREDKPSWRDLRKPSGGIYGIVWVGLGLSIFQQFVGINVIFYYSNVLWQAVGFSADESAVYTVITSVINVLTTLIAIALIDKIGRKPLLLIGSSGMAVTLATMAVIFANATVNPDGTPSLPGASGVIALVAANLFVVAFGMSWGPVVWVLLGEMFPNRIRAAALGLAAAGQWAANWLITVSFPELRNHLGLAYGFYALCAVLSFVFVSKWVRETKGVSLEDMHAEVLAEDGRPSSR from the coding sequence ATGACGCACGGACCGGTGGGAGGCGACGACGCCTCGTTCCTCGATGACGATTCCGGGTTCAGCTCCGGTCGCACGGCGGTGCGGATCGCCGCGGTAGCCGCACTGGGCGGCCTGTTGTTCGGCTATGACAGCGCCGTCATCAACGGGGCGGTGTCCTCGATACAGGAGGACTTCGGGATCGGCAATGCCGAGCTGGGTTTCGCGGTGGCCTCCGCGCTGCTCGGCGCCGCCGCCGGCGCGATGACCGCGGGGCGGATCGCGGACCGGATCGGCCGCATCGCGGTGATGAAGATTGCCGCGCTGCTGTTCCTGATCAGTGCCTTCGGAACGGGTTTCGCGCACGAGGTCTGGACGGTGGTGCTGTTCCGGATCGTCGGCGGTATCGGCGTCGGGGTGGCATCGGTGATCGCGCCGGCGTACATCGCCGAGACCTCCCCTCCGCAGATCCGCGGCCGGCTGGGGTCACTGCAGCAGCTCGCGATCGTGCTGGGCATCTTCGCGTCGTTTGCCGTCAACTGGCTGCTGCAATGGGCGGCGGGCGGACCCAACGAGGTGCTTTGGCTCGGCCTGGACGCGTGGCGCTGGATGTTCCTCGCCATGGCCGTGCCCGCGGTCGTGTACGGCGCGCTGGCCTTCACCATCCCGGAGTCGCCGCGCTATCTCGTTGCCAGCCATAAGATTCCGGAGGCGCGCCGGGTGTTGAGCATGCTGCTCGGCCAGAAGAACCTGGAGATCACCATCACCCGAATCCGGGACACCCTGGAGCGCGAGGACAAGCCGTCATGGCGTGATCTGCGCAAGCCGTCGGGCGGAATCTACGGCATCGTGTGGGTCGGTCTGGGCTTGTCGATCTTCCAGCAGTTCGTCGGTATCAACGTCATCTTCTACTACTCGAACGTGCTCTGGCAGGCGGTCGGTTTCAGCGCCGACGAGTCGGCGGTCTACACCGTGATCACCTCGGTGATCAACGTGCTGACCACCCTGATCGCGATCGCGCTCATCGACAAGATCGGCCGCAAGCCGCTGCTGTTGATCGGGTCGTCGGGCATGGCGGTCACGCTGGCCACGATGGCGGTGATCTTCGCCAATGCCACGGTCAACCCCGACGGCACACCAAGCCTGCCCGGCGCATCCGGTGTCATCGCGCTCGTCGCCGCCAACCTGTTCGTGGTGGCATTCGGGATGTCCTGGGGGCCGGTGGTCTGGGTGCTGTTGGGCGAGATGTTCCCCAACCGCATCCGCGCCGCCGCGCTCGGCCTGGCCGCGGCGGGTCAGTGGGCAGCCAACTGGCTGATCACGGTGAGCTTCCCGGAGCTGCGTAATCATCTGGGATTGGCCTACGGCTTCTACGCGCTGTGCGCGGTGCTGTCGTTTGTGTTCGTCTCGAAGTGGGTCCGCGAGACCAAGGGTGTGTCACTGGAGGACATGCACGCCGAGGTGCTCGCGGAGGACGGGCGCCCGTCCTCCCGGTAG
- a CDS encoding serine hydrolase has translation MRRSWAIVAVALVMAGGQAQAWGAPPTAPLDGLQARVQQAAADAAGSGAEMDIVVLDRRTGQTASSGAGRPFPIASVVKLFIADDLLLQQSQGGTELSTADRASLDAMLRSSDDGAAQMFWDRNGQNAVIARITSRYGLTGTTAPANRHWDVTQSTASDLVRYYDMLLDGTGGLPPEQANIIIGDLARSTPTGADGYPQRFGIPDGLYAEPVAVKQGWFCCWNGGNQLHVSTGVIGPDRRYVMAIGSLDPTGAATARDNVTRAVKTMFPGGKV, from the coding sequence ATGCGTCGCAGCTGGGCGATTGTCGCGGTGGCGCTGGTGATGGCCGGAGGCCAGGCGCAGGCGTGGGGTGCGCCGCCGACCGCACCGTTGGACGGTCTGCAGGCCCGCGTTCAGCAGGCCGCCGCCGATGCGGCCGGGTCCGGGGCCGAGATGGACATCGTCGTGCTGGACCGCCGCACCGGTCAGACCGCGTCCAGCGGCGCCGGCCGGCCCTTCCCCATCGCCTCTGTGGTGAAACTGTTCATCGCCGACGACCTGCTGCTGCAGCAGTCCCAGGGCGGGACCGAACTGTCCACCGCCGACCGCGCGTCGCTGGACGCCATGCTGCGTTCCTCCGATGACGGTGCCGCCCAGATGTTCTGGGACCGCAACGGGCAGAACGCCGTCATCGCACGCATCACGTCCCGATACGGGTTGACCGGCACCACGGCACCGGCCAACCGGCACTGGGACGTCACCCAAAGCACGGCAAGTGATCTCGTGCGGTATTACGACATGCTGCTCGACGGGACCGGTGGGCTGCCGCCCGAACAGGCCAACATCATCATCGGTGACCTGGCCAGGTCGACGCCGACGGGAGCCGACGGGTACCCGCAGCGCTTCGGCATCCCGGACGGACTGTATGCCGAGCCGGTGGCGGTCAAACAGGGCTGGTTCTGCTGCTGGAACGGCGGCAATCAGCTGCATGTGTCGACCGGTGTGATCGGACCCGACCGCCGGTACGTGATGGCGATCGGCTCGTTGGATCCGACCGGAGCGGCCACCGCGCGGGACAACGTGACGCGGGCCGTCAAGACCATGTTCCCCGGCGGCAAGGTCTGA
- a CDS encoding HAD family hydrolase has protein sequence MRAVLWDMDGTLVDSEKLWDIGIQEIYRRHGRELSADVRTSTIGGSSETVMQIVYADLGLEPDPHDIARTADWLHDYVGELFETGLPWCAGAREMLDELRAADVTMALVTNTRRGLAEKALNSIGRHYFAVTVCGDEVPAGKPSPDPYLRAAELLGLDPLHCLAIEDSVTGTASAEAAGCAVLVIPNEIEVPTGPGRRHAVSLTGLTVEGLRDVHAELGAEITARSA, from the coding sequence ATGCGCGCGGTGCTCTGGGATATGGACGGCACCCTGGTGGACTCCGAAAAGCTGTGGGACATCGGCATCCAGGAGATCTACCGCCGGCACGGCCGTGAGCTGAGCGCCGACGTACGCACCTCGACGATCGGCGGTTCCAGCGAGACGGTGATGCAGATCGTCTACGCCGACCTCGGTCTGGAACCCGACCCGCACGATATCGCCCGGACCGCGGACTGGTTGCACGATTACGTCGGCGAGCTGTTCGAGACCGGCCTGCCGTGGTGCGCGGGGGCGCGCGAGATGCTCGACGAACTCCGCGCCGCCGACGTCACGATGGCGTTGGTGACCAACACGCGGCGCGGGCTGGCCGAGAAGGCACTCAACAGCATCGGCCGGCACTACTTTGCGGTGACCGTCTGTGGTGACGAGGTCCCGGCGGGCAAACCGTCACCGGACCCGTACCTGCGGGCCGCCGAACTGCTGGGGCTGGACCCGCTGCACTGCCTGGCGATCGAGGATTCGGTGACCGGTACCGCGTCGGCCGAGGCGGCCGGATGCGCAGTGTTGGTGATCCCCAACGAGATCGAGGTCCCGACGGGCCCGGGACGCCGCCACGCCGTGTCGTTGACCGGCCTGACGGTCGAGGGCCTGCGCGACGTGCATGCCGAACTGGGCGCCGAGATCACCGCACGCTCCGCCTGA